The Horticoccus luteus DNA window GGTTTACGAAGGCAAGGTCGACACGCTCAAACGGTTCAAGGACGATGCGAACGAAGTTCGCGCGGGCCTCGAGTGCGGTATCAAGCTGGACGACTTCAACGGTTATCAAATCGGCGACGTCATCGAGAGCTACGAAATCCAAAAGGTTCGCGCCTCGCTTTGATGTTCACCCGCTGGGGCCGTCACTGGCGTGACGGCCCGTTGGCACGCGGTGGAACCGAGGAGACACTAATCCGATGAGCAACCGCACCGTTCGCGTCAACGAGCTGATTCAGCGAGAACTGAACGACATTCTGCGCAAGCGGCACCAAAGCGAAGCGGCCGCGGTGACGGTGACGGAGGTGCGCGTGGCGCCCGATTTGCGGGACGGCCGGGCGTTCATTTCGGTCATTGGCGATGAGCAGATGGCGGAGAAAAAGCTGCGCTGGATCCGTTCTATTGCAGCGGAGATC harbors:
- the rbfA gene encoding 30S ribosome-binding factor RbfA, with protein sequence MSNRTVRVNELIQRELNDILRKRHQSEAAAVTVTEVRVAPDLRDGRAFISVIGDEQMAEKKLRWIRSIAAEISQELSRRIVLKYMPRMTYVLDRSLGRASRLEQVMDEIERQAKSADESGE